The following coding sequences lie in one Dunckerocampus dactyliophorus isolate RoL2022-P2 chromosome 4, RoL_Ddac_1.1, whole genome shotgun sequence genomic window:
- the si:dkey-13n15.2 gene encoding protein transport protein Sec24C — protein MMDVPAANQAQTPSAMWAGASSCHTASKHPRPLCTSPLTGFQHLNLGSASDQAPPFPPPGQTSPWAPYSCHPGACGSILTPPCVNGPHSPPYTTGAIPEFVPDAHERNTVEQSPNSESRYGLDPELLPSAVKVMADDRAEWEGKVFVSEPFCPLPPLPTTSCMVEDRGSASPNAIRSTTYCLPHDGPTALLARLPLAALIAPLARQNLKKPLPVCTEEVCVKGCRWCGASMCAAMCWQDCGQRFYCPFCGKLTEVPWQHYQPTEGVDGARLDRQQRPELHMGSYEVLRAPQGEAAALLLAMDVSATALRGGHLEFVTKQIQALLTSLLREEGGASWSDVRVGLLTYDSRVQLYDLSPALSRPHMLVLTETEEEMQLPAREGLLVPLKDCVDAIVSVLQLIPQFGPEGDDSAGVPVDLPVKAGLAVLQTLMCPGKLLVFHAAPLIETGRAQTSSGFFGASRTKSIFQPPEDAVTLAKVCVSQGCSVHLFVLSQQDVGGAWPGHVPYLTGGALYTFNHLQGHLARERFSSTLRRVAQADVAYQAELSLFVSKGLRVSGCYGLFVPGPSPSQVAMATLDWQTTLAVQLAHGGALDETRGVSIQAVLTYSTRDGERRSRVHTLMLRCSRHLQDAFRHCQAQTLLTFYCKKMYCAVLERPLQELREELQTDLTEALASYRKHACSASVSAGQLVLPQGLRALPVYINSLRKSEVLLPGLRTSSVHQRLQQRCEVLRLDTSASATHFYPLLLPLPPSPANREPLNQEEALRCSGVSLHPGGVYLVHAPHTLLLWVGARVPAGTLAELFNTSCFSSLHSGETKLPVLDNPFSLNVRALIHTLDSDAPCARELLLVKQGDACEELLQCHLVEDKSPNGGASYADFLYHLHVNSVRLLQ, from the exons ATGATGGACGTCCCCGCAGCCAATCAGGCCCAAACACCCTCCGCAATGTGGGCGGGTGCCAGTAGCTGCCACACCGCTTCCAAGCACCCGCGGCCTCTCTGCACTAGTCCTCTTACCGGCTTCCAGCATCTCAACCTGGGCTCGGCCTCTGACCAGGCTCCGCCATTTCCTCCGCCTGGGCAAACATCCCCTTGGGCCCCATACAGCTGTCACCCGGGAGCATGCGGCTCCATCCTCACACCCCCCTGCGTAAATGGTCCTCATTCACCACCTTATACCACTG gAGCCATACCCGAATTTGTCCCCGATGCACATGAGAGGAACACAGTGGAGCAG TCCCCAAACTCAGAGTCCCGTTACGGACTGGACCCAGAGCTGCTTCCCAGTGCC GTGAAAGTGATGGCAGACGACAGGGCGGAGTGGGAAGGGAAGGTTTTTGTCTCGGAGCCTTTTTGTCCTCTCCCTCCTCTCCCGACCACTTCCTGCATGGTGGAGGACAGGG GTAGCGCCAGCCCCAACGCCATCCGCTCCACCACGTACTGCCTTCCCCACGACGGTCCGACTGCCCTGCTCGCCCGCCTGCCGCTGGCTGCGCTGATTGCACCTCTGGCCAGACAGAACCTAAAG AAGCCTCTGCCAGTATGCACGGAGGAAGTGTGCGTGAAGGGTTGCCGTTGGTGTGGAGCATCCATGTGCGCCGCCATGTGCTGGCAGGACTGTGGGCAGAGGTTCTACTGCCCCTTTTGTGGGAAACTCACTGAAG TACCTTGGCAACACTACCAGCCCACAGAAGGCGTGGACGGGGCTCGGCTTGATCGACAGCAGAGGCCCGAACTCCACATGGGATCCTACGAGGTCCTTCGTGCCCCCCAG ggTGAAGCGGCCGCACTGCTCCTGGCCATGGACGTGTCGGCTACAGCTCTGAGAGGCGGCCATTTGGAGTTTGTGACGAAGCAAATACAAGCTCTGCTCACCTCTCTGCTCAG AGAGGAGGGCGGGGCCTCCTGGTCGGACGTCCGCGTGGGTCTGCTGACGTACGACAGCAGGGTCCAGCTGTATGACCTCAGCCCCGCCCTGTCCCGCCCGCACATGTTGGTCCTCACTGAGACGGAAGAGGAGATGCAGCTCCCTGCCAGGGAGGGGCTGCTGGTCCCCTTGAAGGACTGCGTTGACGCCATCGTCAG CGTCTTGCAGCTCATTCCGCAGTTTGGTCCAGAGGGGGACGACTCGGCAGGCGTCCCCGTGGACCTGCCAGTCAAAGCAGGACTTGCAGTGCTGCAG ACCCTCATGTGTCCTGGCAAGCTGCTCGTCTTCCACGCTGCCCCGCTAATAGAGACGGGACGTGCTCAGACCTCCTCAGGCTTCTTTGGCGCCAGCAGGACTAAG TCCATCTTCCAGCCGCCGGAGGACGCCGTCACGTTGGCCAAGGTGTGTGTCAGTCAGGGCTGCAGCGTTCACCTGTTTGTCCTCTCCCAGCAAGACGTGGGCGGGGCTTGGCCGGGGCACGTCCCCTATCTGACCGGCGGCGCGCTGTACACCTTCAACCACCTGCAG GGGCATTTGGCCCGGGAGCGCTTCAGCAGCACCCTGAGACGTGTCGCCCAGGCTGATGTTGCCTACCAGGCTGAGCTGAGCTTGTTTGTCAGCAAAG GTTTGCGGGTCTCCGGTTGTTACGGGCTCTTTGTCCCCGGTCCCAGCCCGAGccaggttgccatggcaaccctcGACTGGCAGACAACGCTGGCTGTGCAGCTGGCACACGGTGGCGCCCTGGATGAGACGAGAGGTGTCTCCATACAG gcCGTCCTGACGTACAGCACCCGGGATGGGGAGCGGCGCTCCAGGGTGCACACGCTGATGCTGCGATGCTCGCGACACCTGCAGGACGCCTTCCGCCACTGCCAGGCCCAAACGCTGCTCACCTTCTATTGCAAGAAGA TGTACTGTGCCGTGCTGGAGCGCCCTCTACAGGAGCTGCGCGAGGAGCTGCAGACAGACCTAACGGAAGCGCTGGCGTCCTACCGTAAACATGCCTGCTCCGCCTCGGTGTCCGCTGGTCAG CTTGTCCTCCCCCAGGGCCTGCGAGCGCTTCCTGTTTACATCAACAGTCTGAGGAAGAGCGAAGTGCTGCTGCCGGGCCTGCGCACCTCCTCCGTCCATCAGCGGCTGCAGCAGCGCTGTGAGGTCCTGCGATTGGACACCTCGGCCAGCGCCACGCACTTCTACCCGCTGCTTCTGCCTCTG CCGCCGTCACCCGCCAACCGCGAGCCTTTGAACCAGGAGGAGGCGCTGCGCTGCTCTGGCGTCAGCCTGCACCCTGGCGGCGTGTATTTGGTGCATGCGCCCCACACCCTCCTGCTCTGGGTCGGCGCCCGGGTCCCGGCGGGCACCCTGGCGGAGCTCTTCAACACCAGCTGCTTTTCGTCGCTGCACTCTGGAGAG ACCAAGCTGCCCGTCCTGGACAACCCTTTTTCTCTCAATGTTCGAGCCCTCATCCACACGCTGGACTCTGACGCCCCGTGCGCCCGCGAG CTGCTGCTGGTGAAGCAGGGAGACGCCTGCGAGGAGCTCCTGCAGTGCCACCTAGTGGAGGACAAGAGCCCCAACGGGGGCGCATCCTACGCCGACTTCCTCTACCATCTGCACGTCAACTCTGTGCGCCTGCTGCAGTGA
- the LOC129179570 gene encoding uncharacterized protein LOC129179570 yields the protein MMDNLTANKRHPETSSQAWPGQTSWSGASTLNSMSSCQSPGRGSAPSAQRPHCNQQQTPDDSFLCTLASVTHGHSSVSPASLFANAASHAFTFDHGHSPPVQQVDTRGGHGPLQTHLSSHTPSFQSPLSNRRLHGGPSPISFQSTLEESAPLVTPQWMSSSHCSADSSAAQPDKDGSIPTPDNSVTKRSEVLRQRSLLLKQLSELDKLLESLPPDDDDDNDDDDRSPHSDAREKHSTELSDAGHHGFFPSDDGDISDTLCDPGDDGGDISDALCDPGGDISDAMCDSGDDDGNISDTLCDPGDDDISDALCDPGDDDSIGSVSSSDKFCRSTDPLGPPDEEKPHREVAKPEWNLLKNVKVCAMKERPAASKKSCKRVYRRNYCLFCGKHVTKMSRHLERFHSHKAEVAAALRFPKGSRERQKVWNRLINEGNFAHNKQVLKTGEGQLAARKRPHKTGQAQDFLHCLHCRGLFMKKSLTGHMKRCPEREKDSEPRIRQERVETRCALEAIGDLGVSQGFRAVLSQMIYDDVTRLILTEPILLQYGEDMFKIYGADTKRQEYMRQNLRQMARLVLEAWKRTPLKKMEEFFLPDSFQHVVSAVNVLAGHNAARRTYSKPSLAIKLGYSLQKVCHIVQERALQSGDTSLAESAKDFLVVYRKEWNRMISSGALSALRKTKKISKERVPDVQVVKRLNFHVEKVHLLAEEKLRADPTAETYGALARVILARIVLFNRRQSTEVSTMLLTALKSCKKPNPQNLENLAISVCELEESMCRVFTRIEIRATCGRMVPVLLKPSFLSTLELLADVREACGVPAKNPFLFGRPHTLSAYRGSKCIQKFAKDSGAKDPDALTAAKIRKHHAAMLQLINLDELEAEQILGPGNQVKSLRRNISLELKDVGMDCEGLNAARLQCGGPRPVASWDHSESFRGVFGTSMINSTPSRQPALKGSQVPGKHKWSEAEVHAVERHMMAFIRGHKVPQKHDCIRCLNAEPRALGTRSWKGVKDYVRNRITALKRQSARS from the exons ATGATGGATAACCTGACAGCGAATAAGAGACATCCTGAGACATCCTCTCAGGCATGGCCAGGCCAGACCAGCTGGTCCGGAGCCTCAACACTCAACTCAATGTCCAGCTGCCAGAGCCCCGGCCGAGGAAGCGCACCCTCCGCCCAGAGGCCGCATTGCAACCAGCAGCAGACGCCCGATGACAGCTTCCTCTGCACCCTGGCGTCCGTAACGCACGGTCACAGCAGCGTGTCGCCCGCCTCGCTTTTTGCCAACGCCGCATCCCATGCATTCACGTTCGACCACGGCCACTCTCCACCTGTGCAGCAGGTTGACACGCGAGGGGGGCATGGACCGCTGCAAACACATCTATCATCACACACGCCATCTTTTCAGTCCCCTTTATCCAATCGCAGACTTCACGGCGGACCATCACCGATATCTTTTCAAAGCACCCTCGAGGAGTCGGCACCCCTAGTGACGCCTCAGTGGATGTCCTCGTCGCACTGCAGCG CCGACAGTAGCGCCGCTCAGCCTGACAAAGACGGGAGCATTCCAACACCA GACAACAGTGTGACAAAGCGTTCTGAGGTTTTACGTCAGCGTTCGCTTTTGCTCAAACAGCTGTCAGAGTTGGATAAACTG CTGGAATCGCTGCCTCCAGACGACGATGACGACAACGATGATGATGACAGATCGCCACACTCGGATGCTCGG GAAAAACACTCAACGGAGTTGTCGGATGCAGGCCATCATGGTTTCTTTCCGAGCGACGACGGCGACATCTCGGACACTCTGTGTGACCCCGGCGACGACGGCGGCGACATCTCCGACGCTCTGTGTGACCCCGGCGGCGATATCTCCGATGCAATGTGTGACTCCGGTGATGACGACGGCAACATCTCAGACACTCTGTGTGACCCCGGCGATGACGACATCTCTGACGCTCTGTGTGATCCCGGCGATGACGACAGCATCGGCTCTGTCTCCTCCTCAGACAAATTCTGTCGCAGCACAGACCCCCTTGGACCCCCAGATGAGGAAAAGCCTCACAGGGAAGTGGCCAAACCAGAGTGGAATTTGCTGAAGAACGTGAAGGTGTGCGCCATGAAAGAGAGGCCGGCGGCGAGCAAGAAGAGCTGCAAGCGTGTTTACCGCAGGAATTATTGCTTGTTTTGCGGCAAGCATGTGACCAAGATGTCCAGGCACCTGGAGAGATTTCACAGCCACAAGGCAGAAGTTGCCGCCGCCCTCCGGTTCCCCAAAGGCTCCCGGGAAAGGCAGAAGGTGTGGAACCGACTGATCAACGAGGGGAACTTTGCGCACAATAAGCAAGTGCTGAAGACTGGCGAGGGACAGCTGGCGGCCCGAAAGAGACCCCACAAGACGGGGCAAGCCCAGGACTTTCTCCACTGCCTCCACTGTCGAGGGCTTTTCATGAAGAAAAGCTTGACCGGCCACATGAAGCGCTGTCCAGAGAGGGAGAAGGACAGCGAGCCACGGATACGGCAGGAACGCGTGGAAACGCGCTGCGCCTTGGAAGCCATCGGAGACCTCGGCGTCAGCCAAGGCTTCCGGGCCGTCCTGTCGCAGATGATCTACGACGACGTGACGCGCCTCATCTTGACCGAGCCCATCCTGCTCCAATACGGTGAGGACATGTTCAAGATTTACGGCGCTGACACCAAGAGGCAGGAGTACATGCGGCAGAACCTTCGCCAGATGGCCAGGCTGGTGCTGGAGGCCTGGAAACGAACCCCGCTGAAGAAGATGGAGGAGTTCTTCCTCCCCGACAGCTTCCAGCACGTAGTGTCGGCTGTCAACGTCCTGGCCGGCCACAATGCGGCCAGGCGGACCTACAGCAAGCCCTCGCTGGCCATCAAGCTGGGCTACTCCCTCCAGAAGGTCTGCCACATCGTCCAGGAAAGAGCGCTCCAATCCGGAGACACCAGCCTGGCAGAGTCCGCCAAAGATTTCCTGGTTGTGTACAGGAAGGAGTGGAACAGGATGATTTCTTCGGGTGCGTTGTCGGCGCTCCGGAAGACCAAAAAGATCTCAAAGGAGAGGGTGCCCGACGTTCAGGTCGTGAAACGGCTGAACTTCCACGTGGAGAAAGTCCACCTTCTTGCCGAGGAGAAACTACGAGCGGACCCCACTGCGGAAACCTACGGCGCCCTGGCCCGGGTCATTCTGGCCCGGATCGTTCTGTTCAACAGGAGACAAAGCACCGAGGTGTCCACAATGCTCCTCACCGCTTTGAAGTCCTGTAAGAAGCCCAACCCGCAGAACCTGGAGAACCTGGCCATATCCGTGTGCGAGTTGGAGGAGAGCATGTGCAGGGTCTTCACCAGGATCGAAATACGTGCCACGTGCGGCAGGATGGTGCCGGTTCTACTGAAACCATCCTTCCTGTCGACGCTGGAGCTTCTCGCCGACGTCCGCGAGGCCTGCGGCGTCCCCGCCAAGAATCCTTTCCTGTTCGGCCGCCCGCACACGCTCTCCGCCTACAGGGGCTCCAAGTGCATCCAGAAGTTCGCCAAAGACAGCGGCGCCAAGGACCCCGACGCGCTCACGGCCGCCAAAATCCGCAAGCACCACGCCGCCATGCTGCAGCTCATCAACCTGGACGAGCTGGAGGCGGAGCAAATATTGGGCCCCGGCAATCAGGTGAAGAGCCTGCGCCGGAACATCAGCCTGGAGCTGAAAGACGTTGGCATGGACTGTGAAG gtCTCAATGCAGCGAGATTACAGTGTGGAGGACCACGGCCAGTTGCATCATGGGATCACTCCGAGTCCTTCCGTGGAGTATTTGGCACAAGCATGATTAATTCCACACCGTCAAGGCAGCCGGCACTGAAAG GCTCTCAAGTGCCAGGCAAGCACAAGTGGAGCGAGGCGGAGGTCCACGCCGTAGAGAGACACATGATGGCCTTCATCCGAGGCCACAAGGTGCCTCAGAAACACGACTGCATCCGGTGTCTCAACGCTGAGCCGCGAGCGCTGGGGACGCGCTCATGGAAGGGCGTCAAGGACTATGTCAGGAACAGGATCACTGCCCTGAAAAGACAGAGCGCTCGTAGCTGA